Genomic DNA from Thalassoroseus pseudoceratinae:
GGATTCTCGATTGGCTCGCGGAACGGAGCCGACTGGAGACTCTGCTCAAGCGATAGATTCGCCTCCGAACGGTGAGTTGTTTCCGACCCCACTCCCGGTTATGTTGCTAGCTTCACACAACATCATTTCGAGGAGATAACCCACCGTGTCAAAAACGCTGTGCTCACTGTTCATGTTCGCAATTCTCGCGACTTCATCGTGCCTGGTTGCCGCCGAAAAAGAAGAAGGTTTTTCGCCGATTTTCAATGGGGAAACGCTCGCCGGTTGGCAACGACTCAACGGCACCGCGATTTACACCGTCGAGGACGGATGCATCGTCGGAAGAACCAACGAAGCGAGCCCGAACTCGTTCCTGTGCTCGATGAAAGAGTACGGCGACTTCGAGCTGAAATTCGAAGTGAAAGTGGATGACGCACTCAACTCGGGTGTGCAGATTCGTTCGGCGGCGTTCGGAGCGAATCCGAAGTACCGCGTGCATGGTCCACAGGTAGAAATCGCGACCAACGGAACCGCTGGCTTCATCTACGGCGAAGGACTGGGAACCGGTTGGCTGAGCCCGGATGAACGGCGAGCCGATGCGAAGAAGAATGCAGCATTCAAAAAGGGCGAATGGAACGAGTACTACGTGAAGGCTGTCGGACCGCATATTCAAACGTGGGTCAACGGTGTTGCGATCGCTGATTTGCAAGACGAGAAAACCGAAATGATGTCCGGCTTCATCGGTTTGCAAGTTCACGGAATCGGCAAACGCCAAGGCCCCTATGAAGTTCGCTGGCGTAACTTGCGGATCAAACCGTTGAAACCAGCCAAGTAGGTTTCCGTAGAACAGTCTCCAATTTTTCCATCAATTGTTATTCAAGGCTTGAAATGCTGTCACACAACGTGTTTTTCACTCTTAAGGATCCCTCGGACCACGCCTGCGAACAGTTGGTGGCAGCGTGTCACAAGTATCTGAAGGATCACCCCGGTGTCGTTTTCTTCGCCGCCGGGACTTTGAATCCAGACTTAGATCGCCCAGTGAACGACCGCGATTTCCACGTTGCCTTGCACGTGGTCTTCGATTCCCGTGAATCGCATGATGCCTACCAGACGGTCGAAGCACACTTGCAATTCATCGACGAGAACAAAGACAGCTGGGCGAGCGTTCGTGTCTTCGACTCCGATGTCACCGGCTGATAAATGGTTCGCTGAGGTTCGCCAATTGACTCTGCTAAATTCTCAAAAGGACAAGACCATGTTTTCGTCGCTGCGATTGCGGTTAGCTGCGTTGATTTGCCTAGCGGTTTGCTCTGTGAGCATGGCCGCTGACAAACCACGAGTGTTGATCCTTGGTGACTCGATCTCCATCGGTTACACGCCCTACGTGCAAAAAATGATGGAAGGCGAAGCCATCGTCAAGCGACCAATGCGGGCGAACGGTCAGCGAGCGGAAAACTGCTCGGGCACTACTTATGGCGTTGAAAATGTCGAGCGGTGGTTGAAAATCGACGGTGGCGATTGGGATGTGATCCACTTCAACTGGGGATTACACGACATGAAACGGGAAGACCCCAAAACCAAGAAGCCTTCTCGCAATCCCGATCATCCACGGCAAGCGGACGTCGAGACCTACGAGAAACAACTGCGGGCCATCGTGAAGAAGTTGCAGCAATCCGATGCGAAACTCATCTTCTGCACGACCACGCCGGTTCCCACTGGTGTCTCGCCACATCGTGACACAACCGATCCCGCAAAATACAATACGGCCGCTTTGAAGATCATGAAGGAACATGACATCGCAGTCGATGATCTCTACACATTCGCCAACTCACGACTCGATGATATTCAACGCCCCAACAACGTGCACTTCACTCCCGACGGATCGAAGACGCTGGCGGAAGAAGTCGTGAAGTCCATTCGCGAAGCGTTGGAGAAGTAATTGTCCCGATCTTGGGGATGCCAATTCGACTGTTGTCGGCTAGAACAAACTAGTCACGCAGCCAATCGCATCCCAGATCTCGACGATTTCTCATGGCAACGCAACTAATTCAAGAAGAACGCATCCAGAAATTGAACGACAAGCCCCCGAGAGACGGGAAGTACGTTCTTTATTGGATGCAGCAATCTCAGCGAGCGACTTTCAATCATGCGTTGGAATTCGCCATCCGCACGGCCAACGATCGGGGCGACCGATTGTTGGTCGCTTGTGGTTTGATGGACGACTATCCCGAAGCCAACCTTCGGCACTACCGCTTCATGCTGGAAGGCTTGCAGGACGTCGCAACCGACTTGGAATCTCGTGGTATTGCGTTTGTGCTTCAGCGGGGAGCACCGGCCGATGTGGCGATCGAGTTGGCTGAAGACGCATCTGTTGTTGTGTGTGATCGTGGGTATCTTCGTCATCAGAAAGCCTGGCGGGAGCAAGTCGCAAAGGACGTGGATTGCGAAGTTTGGCAAGTCGAGTCCGACGTGGTCGTGCCCGTTGAGGTTGCGTCCGACAAAGCCGAATACGCGGCCCGCACCATTCGCCCGAAGTTGGCCAAGCATCGGGAAAAGTTTCTCGTTGAACTAAAGACCAATCCGCTCAAGAAAGACTCACTCAATCTCAACGTCCCGGGTGAGGATTTGTCAGACCTCGATACACTGCTTGGCCGAATGAAACTCGATACGAGTATCGGAGCGGTGACGAAGTTCTTTCAGGGAGGAACTTCTCAAGCGAAGTCGATTCTTCGTCGGTTTCGGGACCAAAGACTCACCGACTACGACGCAAATCGCAATCAACCGCAGACGAACTATGTCTCCCACATGAGCAAGTATCTGCACTTCGGGCAAATCTCCCCCGTCGATGTTGCCTTGACGATCTCGGACGCCAAGAACCATCCCGATGACGACCGAGATTCTTTCCTTGAGGAGCTGCTGTGTCGTCGAGAGTTGGCCACGAATTTTGTCTTCTACACGTCCAACTATGATTCTTTCAGTTGTCTACCGAGCTGGGCGAAAACGACGCTTGAGGAACACAAAGACGACCCCCGAGAGCACGTCTACACTCAGAAAGAACTCGAAGCCGCCGAAACTCATGATCCTTATTGGAATGCGGCGATGAAGGAAATGCGGCACACCGGTTACATGCACAACTACATGCGAATGTATTGGGGGAAGAAAATTCTCGAGTGGACCAACACACCACAAACTGCATTCCGATTCGCTCTCGAAATCAATAACAAGTATTTCGTCGACGGTCGGGATGCAAACTCTTTTGCTGGTGTGGCCTGGGTGTTCGGCCAACACGATCAAGGTTGGAAAGAACGCCCGATTTTTGGCAAAGTCCGCTACATGGCGGCTAGCGGGCTCGAACGCAAATGCGATATCGATGGTTATGTTGAAAAAGTCGAAGACCTCGTCAACCAAGCGACCAGTACTCCAGCAGACTGAGAACTTTGCGATGGATCTCAAAGCCCGCTGCAATCGCAAATGCCAACACGGCCACTGTCAGCACAATAGTCGTGGCAATTGAGTTTCGCGACCGCGAACCAATCCATTTTGACTGTGAATTGAGAATCAGCAAGACGATTGCCAAGATCGGTATGAACATCGCCCCGACGATTGCATAAACCATCTGAACTTGTTGAAAGTTCGAGAATAAGCCGATCGCCGGAATGGTTGCGAGGGCATACAGGAACCAACGGTAGGTCGCTGAATCGGTGCTGACGGGTTCGGACGGGTGTTGCTCTCCCGCACGCAGAAGTCGCATGACATCGGCGAACAAATACGGCACGCTCTGCCATACGCCGAGTAAGCTGCTACCGACCGCTCCCCAGGCACCAATCAAAAAGGCAATTCGAGCTGTTGGACCGGCGTTTCCAAGCACTTCTTCGAGTCGGTCCGCAAGATGCACCACGAGCGAGGCACCTTTCCCATCGGTTTCAATCGTGCTCCCGAGGATCACCATCCCGATGCCGAACAACGCCGTCATCGCGTACCCGATTGCCAAGTCGATCCGGCAAACCGATAGCACCTCTTCGCCGCTACGGTTCTCTTCGCGAATCCAATAGCCATAGCACAGCACGGTGACGGTGCCGCCAACGCCGCCCATTAGCGCGACCGTCCATGCAAGTCCTTCGCCATCAGCCCGCGGAATGGTGGGGATCGTTAATCCCTGTAGCACCGCCATCCAGTCAGGCTGAATCGCAACGGCCGTCGCCAACACAATGACGAACATGATGCCAATGCACACGCTCATCACGCGTTCAAACAAGCGGTATCCACCCCAACGAACCAACCCCACAGCGATCAAACTGTGAGCAATCCCGTAGATAATTTTGTCGGTCTGTGGATCAGAAATCGGAAGAATGGCGTGAAATGTCACGCCGCAGGCGCTCATCAATGCGCTGCCGACGAAGAAGCTCCAAGCGACCAAATAGATCAGGAAGATGAATCCGACGAATCGTCCAAGACGACGTATCACACCTTCGAGGAGTGTCTCACCGGTTGCCAATTGCCATCGTGCGAGACCTTCATTCAGAACGAATTTGAAGAAGGCACCGGCAACGACTGCCCACAAGACCGCTAGACCAAGTTTGCTACCTGTGAATGCGCCCGTGGCCAAGTCACCAGCCCCGACACCCGTCGCAGCCACCAATAACCCTGGGCCGACGATGGTAAGAAGTGACGGTTTCGACTGCGGTGGATTCATCGGCGTTCTCCAGAATGAAGGGTCGCCAACGAGCATATCAAACGGTCAGTCAAACGCCTATGTGGAGCGTTCTCAATGGGAACTATCCGGTTGAGCTTCCTCCAGATCACCGATGGGAAGCGGTTGTTCGGATGCGTAAGCGAAGTGCTGCAACTCACTCAACGTGAGCGACCGCTGAAGCTCGAAGATGACTTTCCAACGATCGTCACCGCTGACAAACCGAACACGAGCCACTTCTGCCGGCACATCGAGTGTGCGGTGTGTTCGCGGGTTTTCGAGCCGAACGTATACCGTATCGCCGGGAGAGAAGGGTTCCCCGAGCAGGCAGACCAGACTCTGCAACGAGATTTCCTCAAGCTCGCAGCGAAGCGATGTCCCATAGAGTTCCCAATTCCTTTGCTGACTGGTCAACGACGAATCTGCCGGGATGCGAACGACTCGGACACTCGCATTGCCAGTTCGTCGCGGCAGGACACGACGCTCGACAAACGGCTCCCAATCATTCCCGCCCTGTGCAATCTCCGCTTCCGGTTGTGTGATCTCTGCTTCCGGTTGTGTGATCTCTGCTTCCGGTTGTGTGATCTCTGCTTCCGGTTGGGCGATCTCTGCTTCGGGTTGGGCGATCTCCGCATCCTGAATCAGCTTCTGGGGGGGATGCTCTGTGTTCGAAGTGGCGAGCGGTTCATCCGTTGTCGGGCGACCGTCGACCGCGAGCAGTGCATCGGCGATCATATCGGGATGAACTCGTGTCAACGGGCCGATTCCGTCGAGTTTGCATTTCACAAATTCGATATTGGGAAGCCTTGTCCACCATGCACCGGACGATTGGCCGACATGCCGATGATGCAGGGCCTCGATTTCATCCATCGTCGAAGGTTCAATTGTGGACTGATTCACCATCTGGATATCGCCTGTTGAGTCCTGAGAGCTTGTCCGTACCATTCGAAGAAAACGTATCTTTCCTCAAATCGAAGAACAAACTAAATTCCCCTCGAACCCTGTTTTGGACACTGCTATTGGCCGGTTCGAATCAGAATTGCCGTTTGCAACGATTTCCCATCATCGACTCCGATGATCCTGACGATGGGGGTTGTAGCGGTTTTTCGCTTAAACTATACTTCGGAATGATCTTCGGTCGATAAACAGAAAGATCGTGTCTTTCGATACAAGTGGGACTATTGATGCGATTTTCACTCGTCGATCGGATTTTAGAGCACGAACCCGGTCGTTCGATCACCACCATCAAAAATCTATCGGCTGCCGAGGAATACTTGGCTGACCACTTTCCTGGCTTCCCTGTGATGCCCGGCGTTTTGATGTTGGAGTCGTTAGTCCAGACAGGTGCTTGGTTTATGCGGTTTGAAGAAGGATTCCGTTACAGCACGATCCTGTTAAAACAAACTCGTGCCGTGCGATTCAATAACTTTGTCACTCCTGGCAACACGTTGGAAGTGACTGCGACATTTCAAAAGAAGTCTGAGTCTGAGTACACATTCAAAGCCGAAGGGCGAACGCGGAGCATTGGTGGAGACGATTCCACCGGTACAACCGTGAGTGCCAAATTGACTTTGGAGCAAATCAACTTGGCAGATCGCAACGCCGATTTGGCTGCGGTCGATGAAAAAAACATTCAGGAAGCCAAGCAGTTGTGGAGCCGAATTGGCGGCACACAACTTTCGTAAGGCATCTGCGAAAACCATTTCTTGATCGACACACATAAGACGCTTGAATTGAAGGGTATTTTCATGAGGCTCGAAGGGAAAACAGCGATCGTCACTGGAGGCAGTCGCGGAATTGGTCGGGCTATCGTGGAAACTTTGGCACGCGAGGGGGCGAAGGTTGCCTTCGCGTATCATTCCAATTCCGATGCTGCGAACGCATTGGTTGACGAACTGAAATTACAAGGCCAAGAAGCACTTGCGATCCAAGCCAACGTCGCTGATAAGTCGGCTGCCGATGATGCAGTCAATAAAGTTGTCGAGGAGTGGGGCAAATTGGACATTCTAGTGAATAACGCTGGAATTGTTCGCGACACGCTGTTGGCCCGGATGACTTTCGAGCAGTGGCAGGAAGTGATCGACACAAACTTGACCGGGGTCTTCAACTTCTGTCAGGCGGCCATTGGATCGATGATGTCCGCACGAAGTGGTCGCATTGTGAACATGTCGAGTGTGGCTTCCCACTACTCGAACCCAGGTCAATCAAACTACGCCGCCAGTAAAGGGGGAATTGAAGGGTTCACCCGATGCTTGGCGACCGAATATGCCAAACGTGGGATCACCGTCAACGCGGTTGCTCCCGGCTTTATTGAAACGGAAATGACTGAAGCGGTGCGAAACGCCGCCGAAGACCAAATCAAGAAGCACATCCCGATGCGACGTCTCGGTCAACCCGAAGACATCGCCAAGGCGGTGCTGTTCTTGGTGAGTGAAGAATCCACCTATGTGACCGGTCAAGTTCTCACCGTTGACGGTGGGTTGACCTTGGGTGGTCTGTGATTGAGGATGGATTCGCTGTTGATTGCTGACGTGTCACGGAAGACAAAGCATGGCCGACCGGATGGGGAACCATGTCGGACTTGCGTGGAGCAAATTTGGAATCCCAGCAAGCTGTGTGCTTGCGAGGAGATTTGACCCGAACTGGGCTGACGCTAAAGGATTGCGTCATTTCTCAGGAGTAGCAAAGATGCCAAGTCAAGACGAGATTTTCTCAAAAGTTCAAGAAGTCCTCGTAGACGCGCTGGGTGTTGACGACGACGAAGTTACCTTGGATGCCACTCTCGCGGGCGATCTGGGGGCGGAATCAATCGATTACCTCGATATTCAGTTCCGTTTGGACAAGACCTTCGACACACAAATCCCTCGCGAAGAACTCTTCGCCGAGCATGTGCTGTCAGCTAATTCAGACTACATCAAAGACGGCAAAGTGACGCCGGAAGGCATTGAGCAATTGCGGGAAACCATGCCGCATGCCGACATCGATTCCTTCGAAACCGATCCTCGCACCGAAAACATCCCAAACTTGTTCACCGTGCAAATGATCGTGAACTTCCTCGATCGCAAACTCAACGGCGACGCGGAAGTCAAAGCCGCTTAGGTCTCCAAAATGCGACGAAACATGCGACATGCTCCCGCACATTGTGGAGGGCATGTTTCGTCACGTTTAGAGGCGAATTTTGAGCCCTCAATGTTTTCACCGGAACGGTTCTTCCGTTCGACGGTCCTGCATCGACGCAAATGGCGTCGTAGACACCGCTTGAATAGATCGCCGTATTACGGTTGAGGAGTTGCGTCCAAGATGCGTTGGATATGGATTGATCGATTCGTCGAATTTGAAAGCGGCGTCCGGGCGCAGGCAATCAAGAACGTCACCTTGGCCGAAGAGCATTTGCACGATCATTTTCCTGGCTTCCCGATTATGCCGGGGTCACTGATGATCGAAGGCATGGCTCAAACTGGCGGGATATTGTTGGGCGAGTCGAATCAGTTTCGGTACATCGTTGTCTTGGCGAAGGTCCCGAAAATGCAGTTTCATAGCTGGGTTCAGCCTGGCGACACGCTTGTTTATTCCACGGAATTGGTCGACCGCCGCGACGAAGGCGGCACCGTGACCTGTACTGCGAAAGTCGGTGATCGGTTGGTGGCGGAAGGTGAGATCATGTTCGCTCACCTGAAGTCCGACGATCCGGCCATCCAGGGTATTGACCAGAAGAACTTTGTATTCAACTCCGGTTTGATGCAGGTTTTCCAAGTTGGCAAAGCGGGCGATGGGTCCGTTTCGCCGTCGTAAGATTCTTGGATGCAGAGAAGTAATTCGATCTCGTCTTGTTGCGACGGGTGAGACTTCCTGAACTCTGTTTCCCCAGAAAAATTGTTCCCCGAGACGCGTTGAGAAACGAGATCGAATTTCGTTCCAAAGAGTGTGCGGGGACCTATTTCACTGAGATTAATCTATGAGCCGTCGTGTAGTCGTCACAGGGTTGGGTTGTATCACACCGGTCGGCAATGACGTCCCGACACTTTGGGAAGCCTTGCGGGAAGGCAAGAGTGGTGTCGGAGCGACTCAAAGTTTCGATGCTTCGAACTTTCCCACGAAGTTCGCATCGGAAATCAAGGATTTCGACCTGAGTCGCTACGTCGATGATGTCGAACGCTTCCGCTACGCCGGCAAAAACACTTTGTTCGCAATCGGGGCGGCTCATCAAGCGGTCCAGGACTCTGGCCTCGCCGATGCATCCTTTGACCCAGCCCGATTTGGGGTTTATCTCGGTGCGGGTGAGGGGCAACAAGAATTCCGAATCTTCATGGACATGATTGCTCAGTCCACACACGAGGGTGAGCTGAACGAAGAAGAATTTATCACCGCCGGCTTGAAACGATTGACTGCCCAGACCGAGCTGGAACAAGAACCGAACATGCCTTCCGCTCACCTGGCGAGCTTGTTTGGAGCTGAAGGACCGAACTTCAACTGCTTGACCGCATGTGCGGCGT
This window encodes:
- a CDS encoding 3-keto-disaccharide hydrolase, translating into MSKTLCSLFMFAILATSSCLVAAEKEEGFSPIFNGETLAGWQRLNGTAIYTVEDGCIVGRTNEASPNSFLCSMKEYGDFELKFEVKVDDALNSGVQIRSAAFGANPKYRVHGPQVEIATNGTAGFIYGEGLGTGWLSPDERRADAKKNAAFKKGEWNEYYVKAVGPHIQTWVNGVAIADLQDEKTEMMSGFIGLQVHGIGKRQGPYEVRWRNLRIKPLKPAK
- a CDS encoding Dabb family protein, which gives rise to MLSHNVFFTLKDPSDHACEQLVAACHKYLKDHPGVVFFAAGTLNPDLDRPVNDRDFHVALHVVFDSRESHDAYQTVEAHLQFIDENKDSWASVRVFDSDVTG
- a CDS encoding SGNH/GDSL hydrolase family protein encodes the protein MFSSLRLRLAALICLAVCSVSMAADKPRVLILGDSISIGYTPYVQKMMEGEAIVKRPMRANGQRAENCSGTTYGVENVERWLKIDGGDWDVIHFNWGLHDMKREDPKTKKPSRNPDHPRQADVETYEKQLRAIVKKLQQSDAKLIFCTTTPVPTGVSPHRDTTDPAKYNTAALKIMKEHDIAVDDLYTFANSRLDDIQRPNNVHFTPDGSKTLAEEVVKSIREALEK
- a CDS encoding deoxyribodipyrimidine photo-lyase; translated protein: MATQLIQEERIQKLNDKPPRDGKYVLYWMQQSQRATFNHALEFAIRTANDRGDRLLVACGLMDDYPEANLRHYRFMLEGLQDVATDLESRGIAFVLQRGAPADVAIELAEDASVVVCDRGYLRHQKAWREQVAKDVDCEVWQVESDVVVPVEVASDKAEYAARTIRPKLAKHREKFLVELKTNPLKKDSLNLNVPGEDLSDLDTLLGRMKLDTSIGAVTKFFQGGTSQAKSILRRFRDQRLTDYDANRNQPQTNYVSHMSKYLHFGQISPVDVALTISDAKNHPDDDRDSFLEELLCRRELATNFVFYTSNYDSFSCLPSWAKTTLEEHKDDPREHVYTQKELEAAETHDPYWNAAMKEMRHTGYMHNYMRMYWGKKILEWTNTPQTAFRFALEINNKYFVDGRDANSFAGVAWVFGQHDQGWKERPIFGKVRYMAASGLERKCDIDGYVEKVEDLVNQATSTPAD
- a CDS encoding Nramp family divalent metal transporter encodes the protein MNPPQSKPSLLTIVGPGLLVAATGVGAGDLATGAFTGSKLGLAVLWAVVAGAFFKFVLNEGLARWQLATGETLLEGVIRRLGRFVGFIFLIYLVAWSFFVGSALMSACGVTFHAILPISDPQTDKIIYGIAHSLIAVGLVRWGGYRLFERVMSVCIGIMFVIVLATAVAIQPDWMAVLQGLTIPTIPRADGEGLAWTVALMGGVGGTVTVLCYGYWIREENRSGEEVLSVCRIDLAIGYAMTALFGIGMVILGSTIETDGKGASLVVHLADRLEEVLGNAGPTARIAFLIGAWGAVGSSLLGVWQSVPYLFADVMRLLRAGEQHPSEPVSTDSATYRWFLYALATIPAIGLFSNFQQVQMVYAIVGAMFIPILAIVLLILNSQSKWIGSRSRNSIATTIVLTVAVLAFAIAAGFEIHRKVLSLLEYWSLG
- a CDS encoding PilZ domain-containing protein, which produces MDEIEALHHRHVGQSSGAWWTRLPNIEFVKCKLDGIGPLTRVHPDMIADALLAVDGRPTTDEPLATSNTEHPPQKLIQDAEIAQPEAEIAQPEAEITQPEAEITQPEAEITQPEAEIAQGGNDWEPFVERRVLPRRTGNASVRVVRIPADSSLTSQQRNWELYGTSLRCELEEISLQSLVCLLGEPFSPGDTVYVRLENPRTHRTLDVPAEVARVRFVSGDDRWKVIFELQRSLTLSELQHFAYASEQPLPIGDLEEAQPDSSH
- a CDS encoding 3-hydroxyacyl-ACP dehydratase FabZ family protein, producing MRFSLVDRILEHEPGRSITTIKNLSAAEEYLADHFPGFPVMPGVLMLESLVQTGAWFMRFEEGFRYSTILLKQTRAVRFNNFVTPGNTLEVTATFQKKSESEYTFKAEGRTRSIGGDDSTGTTVSAKLTLEQINLADRNADLAAVDEKNIQEAKQLWSRIGGTQLS
- the fabG gene encoding 3-oxoacyl-[acyl-carrier-protein] reductase, translating into MRLEGKTAIVTGGSRGIGRAIVETLAREGAKVAFAYHSNSDAANALVDELKLQGQEALAIQANVADKSAADDAVNKVVEEWGKLDILVNNAGIVRDTLLARMTFEQWQEVIDTNLTGVFNFCQAAIGSMMSARSGRIVNMSSVASHYSNPGQSNYAASKGGIEGFTRCLATEYAKRGITVNAVAPGFIETEMTEAVRNAAEDQIKKHIPMRRLGQPEDIAKAVLFLVSEESTYVTGQVLTVDGGLTLGGL
- a CDS encoding acyl carrier protein translates to MPSQDEIFSKVQEVLVDALGVDDDEVTLDATLAGDLGAESIDYLDIQFRLDKTFDTQIPREELFAEHVLSANSDYIKDGKVTPEGIEQLRETMPHADIDSFETDPRTENIPNLFTVQMIVNFLDRKLNGDAEVKAA
- a CDS encoding 3-hydroxyacyl-ACP dehydratase FabZ family protein; the encoded protein is MRWIWIDRFVEFESGVRAQAIKNVTLAEEHLHDHFPGFPIMPGSLMIEGMAQTGGILLGESNQFRYIVVLAKVPKMQFHSWVQPGDTLVYSTELVDRRDEGGTVTCTAKVGDRLVAEGEIMFAHLKSDDPAIQGIDQKNFVFNSGLMQVFQVGKAGDGSVSPS